Part of the Dehalococcoidales bacterium genome, ACAGGTTGTGGAGTTTAACCATGGCGTGGCTTTACCGGCCAGCGCGCTTTTTGAGTTCGATACGCTGGTCCAGGACAGCACTACTATCAACTACCGCTATAGCGTAAATTGCACTATCATGACTTTTAGCGTCCTGGAGATCCCGGCAGCTATTTAAGGAGTTGACATGCCTAGAGGTGGAACACCTGCACAGGGTTTATGGATGCCGCCGAGAGTGGCGACGCTCTTCGTGGCGGCTGCCGACTCTTTAGATAAATGCCGCGCCCAGGCGGACTATATCTGCGACGGCGTGGCGGATGACGTGCAGATCAACGCGGCCATGGCAGCTCTCCCGGCTTCCGGAGGCCGGGTGGTACTTTCTGAGGGTACTTTCGTACTGGCTGAATCGATAGTATTCCCTGATGATAATATAGTGCTGGAGGGCCAGGGTTGGAACACCGGAATCATCGCCACGGCACTAGCCACAGGAGATCATGCTATACAGATGATAGGCAAGGTTTTCTGCTGCGTTAAAAACTTAGCTATGCTTGGTTCTGCCGGCACCGGTAACACAGTACATTGTATATTTATCGATGACGGCAGTGATATGTTTATAATAGATGGCGTTTATATTGCGGCAAGTGATGCCGACGGTATTCACGTTGAAGGCACGGTCACACAATATGGCGCGATAAAAGGATGCTATATAAACGCAACAGATGGTTATGGTATTTATATCTCAATGGATGCTGGTAATACGAGCCTGTCTTTTAAAATACATGATAATCATATTGAGAGTGCGGGCGGCGCCGCAATATACTTTGGTCAGTGTAACGGCCATTATTACCACGAAATAAATGACAACCTTATAGTTAGTTGCGACTATGGAGTAGATTATGGCGTAGCCACGGTTCCGACATCTGGCTTAATGGAATCCTCTATAATTAATAATACTATCATAAATGCTTCGAACGACGGTATACGCCTTCTGTCCGACTCCGATAACAACCTTATCGAGAACAACTACATCAGCAGCTGCGGCGGGTACGGCATAA contains:
- a CDS encoding right-handed parallel beta-helix repeat-containing protein — its product is MPRGGTPAQGLWMPPRVATLFVAAADSLDKCRAQADYICDGVADDVQINAAMAALPASGGRVVLSEGTFVLAESIVFPDDNIVLEGQGWNTGIIATALATGDHAIQMIGKVFCCVKNLAMLGSAGTGNTVHCIFIDDGSDMFIIDGVYIAASDADGIHVEGTVTQYGAIKGCYINATDGYGIYISMDAGNTSLSFKIHDNHIESAGGAAIYFGQCNGHYYHEINDNLIVSCDYGVDYGVATVPTSGLMESSIINNTIINASNDGIRLLSDSDNNLIENNYISSCGGYGINIGGATCGENRAMNNKLIGNVTGQIQDLGVHTQLPEIFIPVPNPSSNIGAHPCEQLTDGLEVVSRLNVCIPLNYQELVTCEAVVVPGDTGNMRRSVATDWGEIASGESYNIDSGAVAEGNVAVTGTQVEGIDIAAAFVGVGALGPGDIVGVAFTRHADDVLDTVDADCWLLGIRMRYV